Genomic window (Ferrovibrio sp. MS7):
ATCACTTCCACCACACGGCCATACAAGGCCTGGGCCGAGATCGGCTTGGCGAGGAACTCGGTGACGCCGGCATCGCGCGCGGTAAAAATGTTGGTGCGCGTGGTGTTGGCGGTAAGCATGATGATCGGCAGCAGCCGCATCGACTTGTTTGCACGGATCCGGCGGATCAGCTCGATGCCGGATTTCTCGCCCATATCCCAGTCGCTGATCACCAGATCGACGGCGATTTCGGCAAGCTGCTCCAGGGCCTGATCGACGCTATCGGCCTGCGCCACACTGCGCACGCCGATGCCGTTCAAGGTATTGGCGACGATGTTGCGCATGAACCGGTTGTCATCGACCACCAGAACACTGACTGAACCAAGATCATAAAGCTGCATCGACCGCGACTGCCCCCTCTCGCGGGCCAGGATTTTACCCGCCTTACCCGGTCGCCACAATCGCTGATTGGGTTTCTACCGTATCATTCAATGCCACGCGGATATGCTCGCGTAATACGATAGCTGCCTGGCCGGGTCCGGATCCTGCTCGCACTGGCGGCAGATGCAGGCAGATGGCGGCACGCGGCAGTGGTGGGAAGCCATCGGCGAGCCCAAGCGGACGCAGGTCGCGGGCCATGGTGCCGGCCTTGAACACCGAAACCGCCAGCCCGACCCGCACCGCTGCCTCTACCGCCGCGTAATTGGCACTGAGATAGGCCATGCGCCAGGGAATGGCCGCCTGTTCCAGCGCCGCGATGGCCCACGCCCGGAACAGGCAGCCACTGGGCGAGAGCGCCAGCGGCAGGGGCCGCCGCTGGGGCACCGCATGGCCGCGCGCCGTGGCCCAGACTGGCGTCTCATAGCGCAGCAGCTCGCCAGTGCTGTCATCCAGCTTTGCCGCGTCGTGCATGACAATGGCGAGATCGAGTTCGCGCCCCAATTGCCGGGGCATTTCAGCGGTCAGGCCGGTAATCACCTCCACCTCGATGCCAGGATGGCTGGCGGCGAAACGCGCCAGGATCGGCGGCACCAGGGTGGCCGAATAATCCGCCATCACGCCAAGCCGCACCCGGCCGCGCAGGCCGGGCCGCGCCACGCTCTGCAAGGCCTCGCGCTGTAACGCCAGCAAACGCCGGGCATAACCCAGCATCGCCTCGCCCTCCGGCGTCGCTACCGGACGGCGGCGGTCGCGGTCGAGCAACTTCACGCCGGCCACCGCCTCCAGCCTTTGCACCTGCATGCTCACCGCCGACTGCGTGCGGTTCAGCGCCCGGGCGGCCGCCGTGAAACCGCCCTGGTCCAGCACCGCCACGAAGGCCGCCAGCAGATCCGGATCAAGCCGGGTCTCCATCATCAATTTCCTTGATTAATACTATTCTCAACATTCTCTTTCATGATGATGCGCTTCCGGGCAGGATCAGGCAACAACAAACCGCCTCCCCGCCCGACTCTCCGGCCTGTATCCCATGACTCTGCCTGACACCCGACGCCCGTTGCTCGGCCTCACCGCCGCCTGCTGCTCCAGCCTGCTGGGCGGCAGCGCCGTGGTCGCCACCCGCTATGCCGTCGCCGGCCTCGATCCGGTGGCGTTGGCGGCTCTGCGCTATGGCCTCGGCGCCATCGTGCTCGGCGTCCTGGTCCTGCTGCTGCGGCGGGCAACACGGCTGAAACGGCGCGACTGGCTGGCGGTGTTCCTGCTTGGCGCCCTGTTCTTTGCCGCCTTCCCGGCCCTGTTCAGCGCCAGCCTGGCCTATACCTCGGCGGCGCGCGGCGCGCTGGCGCTCTCCACCCTGCCGTTCCTCACCCTGCTCTGCGCCGCCGCACTGGGCCGCGAGAAACTCACTGCGCTGAAGCTTACCGGCGTGTTGCTGGCGCTGGGCGGCGTCAGCCTGGCGCTGATCTCGGGCCGCGATTTGGCGGCACCCGATGGTGCCTGGCGCGGCGACCTGCTGATGGTCGCCACTGCCCTGCTCGGTGCCGTGTTCAATGCCCTGGCGCGGCCCTACATGGCGAAATACGGTGCGCTGGGTTTCACCGCCTGGGGCATGCTGTTTGGCGCCGTGCTGCTCAACGCCATCGCCTGGGGCGAACCGTCACGCCATGCCGCCACAGCATTGCCGCTGCTGGCCTGGGCCGCCATCGCCTATCTCGGCATCGTCGGCGCGGCGCTGATCTTCTATCTCTGGAGCCTGGGGCTGGAGTATGCCTCGCCAACCCAGGTGGCGATCACCGTGGCGCTCAACCCGGTGAGTGCCATGACGCTCGGCGCTCTGCTGCTGCATGAACCGGTCAGCGGCGCGCTGCCGCTGGGGCTGGCGGCGATCCTGCTCGGGATCGCCTGTGCCAACTGGCCCGCGCCTGCGCCAGCAAAGCCATAGCCAGTGCCGCGCCCAATGTGAGCCAGCCTGGCGAGATGCGGAAATCGAACATCCAGTTCGCCGCAGCCAGGCGGCGCCAGGGCAGTTGCGTGCAGCAGGCAGCCCAGCCGAGTTCGGCACCCGCCGCCACCAGGCCGGCCAGCAATGCCAGCGGCCAGGCTTCCCAGGCCTTGCGCAACCGGCCCATGGCATAGCCGAGGCGGTAGAGCATCAGCCACAGGAAGATGCCGACCTGCAACATCGGCGGATCGATCTCGCGCTTGGCCTGCAGCAGATAATGCACCAGGGCGATCACGGCGATGAGGTAGACAATGCGATGCAGCCTGCCCCAGGCCTTGCCGCCCATGCGGCGGATCGCCGAGTCGAAGGAGGTGATGCCGAGCGCGATCAGCCCAAGCACAGCAACAAAACCAATCGTGAGATAGAAGCGCAGCACGATCTCGGTGGCGACGCGCACCAGATCGAACTTGAGGTCGGCGATATAGATGCTGAGATGCAGCAATGCATAGGCCATGGCGGCAACGCCGATCTGGCGCCGCAGCTTGATCAGGGCCGGCCAATCGAGCAGCCGGCGCAGCGGCGTGATGCCGAGCGAACCGAGCAGCAGCCAGACCGCCCAGCGGCCGGATTCATGGGTCAGTTCGTCGATCGGGCGCGGCCCCAGGTCATTCAACGCCAGCCGCGCCGCCAGCCACAGGCCGGGCAGCCAAAGCAGCACGAAGCAGGCCGCCTTCAGCGGCGACAGGCGACCATCGCGTTCTTGCCAGGGAAAAGCCATGGCAGGGAAAATCGCAAGCGCGCGGCGCCAAGGCAAGCGCCGTCTCTGTCACGATGGAGAGAGCTATTTCGCCCTGAGGCAGCGCGCCACGATCTGGCCGCAGGCCACCAGCGTCTCGCGCCCGGTGGCGGTGCGGCCCTTCATCGCCACCTCGGTGACGCGACCCTGGCGCAGGGCGAAGGTGGTCTCGCAATAGCGGAAATACTCGTATTCGCCGCCCGGACGGCTGAGCGGCGAGTAATCCCGGTCGGTACCGCTGTTCATCGAGGCATAGGCCGAGCTTTCACGGAAGTAGCTCAGCAGGTCGACGCCGTTTTCACGATTGCGTGCAGTCGGTTCGCCGGCGCAGGAAAGCAATTGCTGCTCGGACAGGCCGACAAGTTCCTTCTGGCCGCGCAGGGCCAGTTCTTCCTGGCCGGAAGAACAGCCGGCGAGTACCACTAGGAAGGCAAGCGCAAGGACGTGTTTCATGGCGGCGGAGCATGCCGGAAGCCGCTGCCGTCGTCAAACGCCGGCACGCCCGGTGCCGCAATTGCGGCCCCAGAATTGCCGACCCCGAATTGCAGCCCTGGGGCCTTTGCGTTACAGCTTGGCCATAGAAGCGCCCCAGCGCCCCCGAGAAGCATCCTCCAGGAGGAACAATGGCCGAGTATGTGACGGTGATGCCCGAAGCCCTGCGCCAGACAGTGCGCGCGGTTTGCCGCCAGGGCGGCAGCAACGAGCGCGAAGCGGCCCTGGTGGCCGACAACCTGGTGCTGGCTAACTTGAGCGGCCATGACAGCCACGGCGTCGGCATGCTGCCGCAATACTGGCTGGCGGTGCATGAGAAACGGCTCAAGGTGAATCAGAGCGCCCGCGTGGCCCTGGATAACGGCGCCATGGTGACCATTGATGGCGGTTATGGCTATGGCCAGGTGATCGGCCATGAGGCGATGGAACTGGCGATCCTGCGCGCCCGCGAGCATGGCGTCTGCGTCATGGCGATCCGTGAAACCCACCATATCGGCCGCATCGGCCATTGGGGCGAGCAATGCGCCTCGGCCGGCATGATCTCGACGCATTACGTCAACGTGGTGAACCGCTCGCCACTGGTGGCGCCGTTCGGCGGTTCGGATGCCCGCTTCGCCACCAATCCCTATTGCTGCGCCATTCCGGGCCTTGGCGATGCCGAGCCCATCGTGCTGGACATGGCCACCAGCACCATCGCCATGGGCAAGGTGCGCGTGGCAATGAACAAGGGCGAACAGGTGCCGCCCGGCATCCTGATCGACAGCCAGGGCAACCCGACCACCGACCCGAAGGTGATGTTCAACCAGCCCATCGGCGCCATTCGTGCCTTCGGCGAACACAAGGGTTTCGGCCTGGCGCTGATCGCTGAACTGCTTTCCGGGCCTTTAAGCGGCGGCGGCACCGGCCGCAACCGCTGGGATGTCGGCACCATCACCAACAACATGCTCTCCATCGTGTTTGATCCAGCCAAACTCGGCGGCGCCGATAGCTGGCAGCAAGAGGCAGAAGCCTTCGTGAATTTCGTGAAGGATTCGCCGCCGGCACCGGATAACAAGACCGGTGGCGTGCTGGTGGCCGGGGAACCGGAGCGCCGCATGCGCGCCGAACGTAATATCAGCGGCATCCCGATCGATGTGACAACCTGGAACGAGATCGTTGCCGCCGCCGAAATGCTCGGCCATAAGGCTGCCGAAACGCGCCGCCTGGCCGGCCTGTAATTCCGAGGAGATCAAAACGATGAGCGACGCGATTGCCCAAGCCGCCGAACGCCTGCGCCAGGCGGAATCCAGCGTCACCGCCTGCGAGCCGGTGCGCGGCCTGCTGGGCACCGAGACCGACCTGCGCACCGCCTATGCTGTGCAGCGCGCCAACCGCGAGCATTTCATCAGCCAGGGCCGCCGTCTGATCGGCCGCAAGATCGGCACCTCGAGCCCGGCAGCACTGAAGATGTTCGGCATCAGCGCGCCGACCTACGCCATGCTGTATCACGACATGGTGCTGAATGACGGCGACACAATTCCCGCCGGCCGGCTGATCCAGCCACGCCTGGAAGCGGAAGTGGCGGTGGTGCTGGAGCGCGACCTCGACATGCCGAACCCGACCCTGGTGGATACGCTGCGCGCCGTGGGCTACGTGGTGCCGGCCATCGAGGTGGTGGACAGCCGCATTATCAACACCGCCACCAATATCGTCGACCTGGTCGCTGATAATGTCAGCGGTGCTTTCTTCGTGCTCGGCAGTGTGGCGCGCAAGCTGGACGGCCTGGACCTGCGCCGGGCGAGCGGCCTGCTCTATCGTGGCGACGAGGTAATCGGCCAGGGCACTGGCGCTGCAGTGTGGGGCAACCCGATCAATGCACTGGCCTGGCTGGCGGCGAAGCAAGTCAAGGCCGAATTGCCGTTGCGCGCTGGTGATGTGGTGATGACCGGCACTTATTGCCCGATGCAGCCGGCCAAGCCGGGCGACGCCATCGCCATCGAAATCCAGGGCCTGGGCCGCTGCGAAGTGAATTTCGCCGCCTAAATATCCGCACTGCGGCTGCGCGGGAAGCGCAGTGTCACCTTGGTGCCACTGCCCTCGCGGCTATCGATGGTGAGCGATCCCTGGTGCAGCCGCATCAGCGACTGCACCAACGGCAGGCCGAGGCCGGCACCGCCATAGCTCTTGGAGAGATGGTGGTGCAACTGCACGAACGGCTCCAGTGCGCGCGGCACGTCCTCGCGCTTCATGCCGATGCCGGTATCGCGCACCCAGATGGCGAAGCGGCCATCGTCCTCGACTTCCGCGCCGAGCGTGACGCTGCCCCCGGCCGGCGTGAATTTCAGCGCATTGGACAGCAGGTTCAGCAGCATCTGCCGCAAGGCGCGAATATCAGCGCGGAGATAAGGCAAGCCATCGGGCAATTCCGCCACCAGCGCCACGTTGCTCTCCTCGGCCTTGTCGCGCAGCATGCGCAGTACGGCATGGTATTGCTCGTAGATATCGACTTCCTCTTCAGTCAATTCGACGCGACCGGCCTCGATGCGGGTATGATCCAGCAGGTCGTTGACCAGGCTGAGCAGATGCTTGCCGCTGGCCAGGATGTCGGCGGCATATTCCTTGTAGCGGCCATCGCCGAGCTTACCGAACAATTCACCGGTAAGGATTTCTGAAAAGCCGATGATGGCGTTGAGCGGCGTGCGCAATTCGTGGCTCATATTGCCGAGAAAAGCGGTCTTGGCCTGGTTCGCCGCCTCGGCTTCGCCCTTGGCCTGCTTCAGCGCATCAATCACACGCTTGAGCCGTTCGGAATCACGATTCACGCGCTGGATGACACGATTGTACTGCAAGGCGATCGGCTCCACCTCGGAACCAATCACCACGTTGACCGGCGCATCGAAGCGGCCTTCAACGCGGTGGCGCTCCATGTCGTTGACCAGATCGAGCATCGCCGAGGTGGCGCCATGCTCGGCCTGATTCAAGCCGGCCTGCTCGGCCTCCGGCGAGACGCGCAGGGGATGGAAGCGGTTGATGATCTTGAGCCCCACATAGGCCAGGCCGAAGCAATAGACCGCAGCCGCAGCACAGCCGAGAAGCTGGATGCCGAACTGGCTGATGCGGTCATGCTGCACGGGCCAATTGGCCGGATCACCAAACAAAGCCACGGCCAGCGTGCCCCAGATGCCGGCGCCGAGATGCGCCGGGACGGCGCCGACTGCATCGTCGATGCGCAGCCGCTCCAGCCATTCGCCGAGCAGGATCGCCACCACGGCGCCAACACCGCCGATGATCACAGCGGCCAAAGCCGAGGTGTCATGGCAATTGGCAGTAATGGCGACGAGGCCGGCCAGCGTGCCATTAAGGAAATCCTCGACGCGCGGCAGCGGATACATCAGCCGCGAGGCGATCAGCCCGGCAACGCCGCCGGCGCAGCCGCCCAACGTGGTGTTGATCAGCACACTTGGCACATCCGCCGACATCGCAAGCGTGCTGCCGCCGTTGAAGCCGAACCAGCCGAACCACAGCAGCATGACGCCGAGAGTGGACATGGTGAGGTCATGGCCGCGGATCATCGCCACGCCCTTCTTGAACCGGCCCATGCGCGGACCGATCACCAGCACGGCGGCCAGCGACACCCAGCCGCCGACCGAGTGCACCACTGTGGAGCCGGCGAAATCGATGAAGCCGAGCTTGACCAGCCAGCCAGCCTCGCCGCCAAGCTGGCCGTTATTCCAGGCCCAATGGCCAAAGACCGGGTAGATCAGGCCGGAGATGATGACCGTGATGATGACATAGGAACTGAACGCCACGCGCTCGGCCACCGCGCCGGAAACGATGGTAGCTGCCGTGCCGCAGAACATGAGCTGAAACAGCAGGAAGCCGCCGATCGAGGCATCCTGGCGGGCGTCATACATCCAGGCAGAAGCACCGACCCAGCCGTTCTGGCTGATGCCGAACATCAAGGCGAAACCACACATCCAGAACAGCAGGCCGGCGATGCAGAAATCGACCAGGTTTTTCAACGCCACGTTGATGCTGTTCTTGGCCCGGACAAAGCCGCTTTCCAGACAGCAGAAACCGGCCTGCATGACAAAAATCATGCAGGTGGCCACCATGATCCAGACAAGGTCTACGCGTTCTATGGACATGAATTCCGGGGGAGACCGAACACAACCTTGCTTAAGCAAGAGGCATACCAGTGCTAAACCCGCGATATTCGGCCCAATGTGGCGGCAAGCGGCCTTGCCTTAGGCATGATGGCTAAAAATTAGCCGAAACCGGGGTGTTGGCATTTCCCCTGCGGCGCATTATGTCAGAGACCACGCAAAAAACGGCCACCAGAGCCTTTATCGGACCGCAGCATCATGGAACCCATCAGCCTGAATCTCGGCGGCACCCCCGCCGCTCCCGCCGCCGCCCCGGGCGCTTCTCCGGCTGGGGATCTGGTGAAGGAAATCGATATCTCCACCTTCATGCAGGATGTGGTGCAGGCTTCGATGAAGCAGCCGGTGCTGGTGGATTTCTGGGCGCCGTGGTGCGGCCCCTGCAAGCAACTGGGCCCGGCGCTGGAAAAGGCCGCCGTGGCTGCCAAGGGCAAGTTCAAGCTGGTGAAGGTCAATATCGACGACCCGCGCAATCAGCCGCTGGCGCAGCAGTTGCGCATCCAGTCGATCCCGGCGGTCTATGCCTTTTCCAAGGGCCAGCCGGTGGATGGCTTTGTCGGCGCCCTGCCCGACAGCCAGTTGAAGAAGTTCATTGAGCAGGTGGTCGGCGAGGCGGTGGGCGACAGCGAAGCCGTGCAGCTGATTGAGGCTGGCAAGGCGGCGCTGGCGGCCCAGGACTGGGCGGCAGCCGGCGAAGCCTTCTCCGGCGCGCTCGGCGAGGAAGCCGAGAATCCGGCAGCGCTGGGTGGCCTGGCCCGCGCCATGGTCGGCCTGGGTGAACTGGAAGCGGTGGACGAAATCCTCGCCCAGGTGCCACCGGCGCATGAGAATCATCCCGATGTTGCCTCGGCGCGCTCGGCGCTGCAGCTCGCGCGCGAAAGCGCCGGTGCCGCCGGTGAACTGGCTGGCCTGGAAGCCGCCGTCAACGCCGATCCGAAGAACCATCAGGCGCGCTATGACTATGCGCTGGCGCTGCTTGGCGATAACCGCCAGGGCGATGCGCTGGACCAGTTGCTCGAGCTGGTGAAGCTTGACCGCAAATGGAACGATGAGGCGGCGCGCAAGCAGTTGGTGAAGATCTTCGAGGCGCTTGGCCCGATGGACCCGCTGGTGGTGGACGCCCGCCGCCGCCTTTCCTCGATCCTGTTCGCCTGACGCCCGCGGCATGGCGGACCAGGAGCCGGAAATCACCGACATCGCCGCGCTCGACGGCACCATACCAATCTTTCCGCTTACCGGTGTGCTGCTGCTACCGCGCGGCATGCTGCCGCTCAACATCTTCGAGCCGCGCTACCTGGCGATGACGCGGGATGCCCTGGCAGGCTCGAAGCTGATTGGTATGATCCAGCCGCAAGAAGCCTTCAGCCGCGAGGCCAAGCCGCCGGTCTACCGCATCGGCTGTTTGGGCCGCATCAACGCCTCGGTCGATACCGAGGATGGCCGCGTGCTGATCACGCTCAGAGGCGTCTGCCGCTTCGCCGTGGCGAATGAACAAGCGATGACCGAGCCCTACCGTCAGGTGACCGCGGATTACGCGCCCTTCGCCAGCGACCTGGCCTCGGCGCCAAACGGCCAGATCGACCGCCAGCGCCTGGTCAATGCCTTGCGCGGCTATCTCGAACGCCAGAACCTGCCCGCCGACTGGCCTTCCATCGCGGCGGCGAATGACGAAGTACTGGTGCATTCGCTGGCCATGCTCTGCCCCTTCGCGCCGAGCGAAAAGCAGGCGCTGCTGGAAGCGGAAAGCTTTGCCGCGCGCGGCGCCCTGCTCACTGCCTTGCTGGAAATGGCGCTGCTGGAGCGCCCAGACAGCAGCACGAGTCGGTTTAATTAATTGGCCGCTTCAACTGACGGGAACACGCCATGTCGGAAACACCCCAGACCACGCCTGCCCCGGTCGACCCCAAGCTGCTGGAACTGCTGGTCTGCCCGCTGACCAAGACCACCCTGCGCTATGACCGCGAAGCCAATGAACTGGTGAGCGAGAAGGCGCGACTGGCCTTCCCGATCCGCGACGGCATTCCGATCATGCTGGTGGACGAGGCCCGCCAGATCGAGGGCTGAAAACCGTGGACCAGTCTTCCCCCTATACCCTCGCCGGGCGCCCGGCCTGCACCGAATTGCGGCTGAAGTCGCAGGAGAAGGTGCTGGAAGTCGATTACGCCAATGGCAAGTCATTCCGCTTCACGGCGGAATTCCTCCGCGTGGAAAGCCCATCCGCGGAAGTGCAGGGCCACGGCCCGCATCAGCGCACCTATATCGGCGGCCGGCGCCATGTGAACATCATCGCCATCGAGCCGGTGGGCACCTATGCCGTGCGGCTGAAATTCGACGACCTGCACGATACCGGCATCTATAGCTGGGAATATTTCTACGACCGCGGCTACGACCAGGACGAACTCTGGGCGCGGTATCTGGCGGCGCTGGAAGAACGCGGCCTCAAGCGCGACCCGCGCTGATTTTTCTAAAGCGCCCGCCCCTGCAGCAGCTTCGGCAACTTGCCGACATCGCCCATGGCATGGCGCATGAAGAAGGTCTTGGCCGGCTTCAGCCGCTCGACCAGGCCAAGCCCCAGGTCGCGCGCCAGTTTCACCGGCGCGATATCGTTTGAGAACAGCCGCGTCAGCCCATCGGTCACCGCCGACAACACGGCGGTATCGACGCGGCGCCAGTTCTCGTAAGACTCCAGCACATCCTGCTGCCCCGGATCGAGGCCGACGCGTCGTGCCGTCACCACCGCTTCGACCAGGGCGGCAACATCGCGCAGCCCAAGATTGAGGCCCTGGCCGGCAATCGGATGGATGCCATGGGCGGCATCGCCGACCAGCGCAAGGCGATGATCAATATAGCGTTCGGCATGCACGAAGGTGAGCGGATAGGACCAGCGTGGGCCGGTCACGGCCAGTGTGCCGAAATGATCGCCGAAGCGTTGCCGCATCTCCGCGACGAAGGCGACATCATCAAGCGCCAGGATCGCCTTGGCGCGTTCCGGCGGCTCGGTCCAGACCAGGGAGGAGCGGTGTCGGCCCTCAGCATCATCGGTCATCGGCAGGATGGCGAAGGGACCGGCCGGCAGGAAACGCTCCTGCGCCACACCATGATGCGGCTTCTCATGACGCACAGTGCAGACGATGCCGGTCTGGGCATAGCTCCATTCCATTGCCTTGATACCAGCCTGCTGGCGCATGAACGATTGCCGGCCATCGGCACCGACCACCAGCCGGGCGCGCACCTCTCTGCCATCGCCAAGCGTCAGCCGTGCCGGCGCGCCGGAGCCGGGCTGACCGCGTTCCACCATCGCCACACCCAGCGGTGCCAGCAGCCGGGCTTTGGGCAATTCGGCCAGGGCCGCCTGCTGGGCGGCGCGCATGACGCGGTTTTCCACCAGCCAGCCGAACGGGTCCTCGCCCAGCGCCTTGTGGTCGTAATGCACGAAAAGCGGCGAGTCGCCGTCCGAAACGCGGATATCCCACATCGGCTGGGCTTCGCTGACATGCTGCCACAGGCCGATGGCCGCCAGCATACGCTGGGAGGCGAGCGCGATGGCCGAGACGCGGCCATCGAAGCCGGCATTCAGCGCCCGGGCCGGGTCCTCGCGGTCGATCAGCAGGGTATCGACGCCGTGGCGCGCCAGGGCAATGCCCAGCGTCAGCCCGGCCAGGCCGCCGCCGACAATTGCCACTTCCGTCTGGATGATTTCAGCCATGACACGATTTTAGCCCCGGCAGCGGTCCTGTTCCAGGCATGGCCGGCGCGGCAAATGGTCATGGACGCCTGGGCTGGGCCGGGTATAGACTCCGAGTCATGCAGTGGCGATGGCTTGCGATTTTATCCCTGGCGTTGCTTGCGCCGGGTTTCCTCCTTCCCTCCGCCGCCTGGGCGGCAGGGGAGAAGTTGGCCGTCGACCTGGAACTGCTGCTCGCCATCGACATCTCCGGCAGCGTCGATCCCGATGAGGCCAAATTACAGCGCGAAGGCTATGCCAAGGCCCTGGTCGATCCCCAGGTGGTAAAGGCCATCGGCAGCGGTATCCATGGCCGCATCGCGATTTCCTATTTCGAATGGGCCGACGCCTATACCGAGAATACCGTGCTGGACTGGACGGTGATCAGCGATATGGCCAGCGCCAAGGTGGTGGCAGC
Coding sequences:
- a CDS encoding malate/lactate/ureidoglycolate dehydrogenase yields the protein MAEYVTVMPEALRQTVRAVCRQGGSNEREAALVADNLVLANLSGHDSHGVGMLPQYWLAVHEKRLKVNQSARVALDNGAMVTIDGGYGYGQVIGHEAMELAILRAREHGVCVMAIRETHHIGRIGHWGEQCASAGMISTHYVNVVNRSPLVAPFGGSDARFATNPYCCAIPGLGDAEPIVLDMATSTIAMGKVRVAMNKGEQVPPGILIDSQGNPTTDPKVMFNQPIGAIRAFGEHKGFGLALIAELLSGPLSGGGTGRNRWDVGTITNNMLSIVFDPAKLGGADSWQQEAEAFVNFVKDSPPAPDNKTGGVLVAGEPERRMRAERNISGIPIDVTTWNEIVAAAEMLGHKAAETRRLAGL
- a CDS encoding Trm112 family protein, which translates into the protein MSETPQTTPAPVDPKLLELLVCPLTKTTLRYDREANELVSEKARLAFPIRDGIPIMLVDEARQIEG
- a CDS encoding sulfite oxidase heme-binding subunit YedZ — translated: MAFPWQERDGRLSPLKAACFVLLWLPGLWLAARLALNDLGPRPIDELTHESGRWAVWLLLGSLGITPLRRLLDWPALIKLRRQIGVAAMAYALLHLSIYIADLKFDLVRVATEIVLRFYLTIGFVAVLGLIALGITSFDSAIRRMGGKAWGRLHRIVYLIAVIALVHYLLQAKREIDPPMLQVGIFLWLMLYRLGYAMGRLRKAWEAWPLALLAGLVAAGAELGWAACCTQLPWRRLAAANWMFDFRISPGWLTLGAALAMALLAQARASWHRRSRAGSPPAPAAARR
- a CDS encoding DUF971 domain-containing protein is translated as MDQSSPYTLAGRPACTELRLKSQEKVLEVDYANGKSFRFTAEFLRVESPSAEVQGHGPHQRTYIGGRRHVNIIAIEPVGTYAVRLKFDDLHDTGIYSWEYFYDRGYDQDELWARYLAALEERGLKRDPR
- a CDS encoding LysR substrate-binding domain-containing protein, giving the protein METRLDPDLLAAFVAVLDQGGFTAAARALNRTQSAVSMQVQRLEAVAGVKLLDRDRRRPVATPEGEAMLGYARRLLALQREALQSVARPGLRGRVRLGVMADYSATLVPPILARFAASHPGIEVEVITGLTAEMPRQLGRELDLAIVMHDAAKLDDSTGELLRYETPVWATARGHAVPQRRPLPLALSPSGCLFRAWAIAALEQAAIPWRMAYLSANYAAVEAAVRVGLAVSVFKAGTMARDLRPLGLADGFPPLPRAAICLHLPPVRAGSGPGQAAIVLREHIRVALNDTVETQSAIVATG
- a CDS encoding co-chaperone YbbN, producing MEPISLNLGGTPAAPAAAPGASPAGDLVKEIDISTFMQDVVQASMKQPVLVDFWAPWCGPCKQLGPALEKAAVAAKGKFKLVKVNIDDPRNQPLAQQLRIQSIPAVYAFSKGQPVDGFVGALPDSQLKKFIEQVVGEAVGDSEAVQLIEAGKAALAAQDWAAAGEAFSGALGEEAENPAALGGLARAMVGLGELEAVDEILAQVPPAHENHPDVASARSALQLARESAGAAGELAGLEAAVNADPKNHQARYDYALALLGDNRQGDALDQLLELVKLDRKWNDEAARKQLVKIFEALGPMDPLVVDARRRLSSILFA
- a CDS encoding 2-keto-4-pentenoate hydratase, whose protein sequence is MSDAIAQAAERLRQAESSVTACEPVRGLLGTETDLRTAYAVQRANREHFISQGRRLIGRKIGTSSPAALKMFGISAPTYAMLYHDMVLNDGDTIPAGRLIQPRLEAEVAVVLERDLDMPNPTLVDTLRAVGYVVPAIEVVDSRIINTATNIVDLVADNVSGAFFVLGSVARKLDGLDLRRASGLLYRGDEVIGQGTGAAVWGNPINALAWLAAKQVKAELPLRAGDVVMTGTYCPMQPAKPGDAIAIEIQGLGRCEVNFAA
- the amt gene encoding ammonium transporter; protein product: MSIERVDLVWIMVATCMIFVMQAGFCCLESGFVRAKNSINVALKNLVDFCIAGLLFWMCGFALMFGISQNGWVGASAWMYDARQDASIGGFLLFQLMFCGTAATIVSGAVAERVAFSSYVIITVIISGLIYPVFGHWAWNNGQLGGEAGWLVKLGFIDFAGSTVVHSVGGWVSLAAVLVIGPRMGRFKKGVAMIRGHDLTMSTLGVMLLWFGWFGFNGGSTLAMSADVPSVLINTTLGGCAGGVAGLIASRLMYPLPRVEDFLNGTLAGLVAITANCHDTSALAAVIIGGVGAVVAILLGEWLERLRIDDAVGAVPAHLGAGIWGTLAVALFGDPANWPVQHDRISQFGIQLLGCAAAAVYCFGLAYVGLKIINRFHPLRVSPEAEQAGLNQAEHGATSAMLDLVNDMERHRVEGRFDAPVNVVIGSEVEPIALQYNRVIQRVNRDSERLKRVIDALKQAKGEAEAANQAKTAFLGNMSHELRTPLNAIIGFSEILTGELFGKLGDGRYKEYAADILASGKHLLSLVNDLLDHTRIEAGRVELTEEEVDIYEQYHAVLRMLRDKAEESNVALVAELPDGLPYLRADIRALRQMLLNLLSNALKFTPAGGSVTLGAEVEDDGRFAIWVRDTGIGMKREDVPRALEPFVQLHHHLSKSYGGAGLGLPLVQSLMRLHQGSLTIDSREGSGTKVTLRFPRSRSADI
- a CDS encoding DMT family transporter, coding for MTLPDTRRPLLGLTAACCSSLLGGSAVVATRYAVAGLDPVALAALRYGLGAIVLGVLVLLLRRATRLKRRDWLAVFLLGALFFAAFPALFSASLAYTSAARGALALSTLPFLTLLCAAALGREKLTALKLTGVLLALGGVSLALISGRDLAAPDGAWRGDLLMVATALLGAVFNALARPYMAKYGALGFTAWGMLFGAVLLNAIAWGEPSRHAATALPLLAWAAIAYLGIVGAALIFYLWSLGLEYASPTQVAITVALNPVSAMTLGALLLHEPVSGALPLGLAAILLGIACANWPAPAPAKP
- a CDS encoding response regulator — encoded protein: MQLYDLGSVSVLVVDDNRFMRNIVANTLNGIGVRSVAQADSVDQALEQLAEIAVDLVISDWDMGEKSGIELIRRIRANKSMRLLPIIMLTANTTRTNIFTARDAGVTEFLAKPISAQALYGRVVEVIERPRQFVKTKSFFGPDRRRRRADSYRGPKRRKEDQ
- a CDS encoding LON peptidase substrate-binding domain-containing protein, with product MADQEPEITDIAALDGTIPIFPLTGVLLLPRGMLPLNIFEPRYLAMTRDALAGSKLIGMIQPQEAFSREAKPPVYRIGCLGRINASVDTEDGRVLITLRGVCRFAVANEQAMTEPYRQVTADYAPFASDLASAPNGQIDRQRLVNALRGYLERQNLPADWPSIAAANDEVLVHSLAMLCPFAPSEKQALLEAESFAARGALLTALLEMALLERPDSSTSRFN